In Pseudothermotoga hypogea DSM 11164 = NBRC 106472, the following are encoded in one genomic region:
- a CDS encoding NAD(P)H-dependent oxidoreductase subunit E, with the protein MLVKVCMGSSCHLKGSYAIVEKLQELKQSGFELDIFGSLCFGRCAEGVCVEIDGQLHTNVTPEKLEQLLGVKKCR; encoded by the coding sequence ATGTTGGTGAAAGTGTGCATGGGTAGTTCCTGTCATTTGAAAGGTTCCTACGCTATCGTCGAGAAGCTTCAGGAGTTGAAGCAGAGCGGATTCGAACTCGACATCTTTGGCTCTCTCTGCTTTGGCAGGTGTGCTGAGGGTGTTTGTGTCGAGATCGACGGTCAACTGCACACGAACGTCACCCCCGAAAAACTCGAGCAACTCTTGGGAGTGAAAAAATGTCGCTGA
- a CDS encoding sulfide/dihydroorotate dehydrogenase-like FAD/NAD-binding protein: MNLIREKRKLAPGVYEFWIENNHIVKYAQPGQFVVMRLHEKAERIPITIAGKKGDCFRAVVRAVGKSTYELCMVKEGDSIMDIAGPLGRPSEIDFYGNVMLVGGGVGIATLLPIAEALKAQNNRLYVVLGGRSKEYVIMLEEFSKLADQMIVTTDDGSFGIKGVVTDGMQMFFEREKIDIVWAVGPTIMMKFCSMKAKEHGVKIWVSLNPIMVDGTGMCGACRVTVDGKIKFACVDGPEFEGELVDWDELLKRLAQYRDEEERSLKLFMERVGDLSWL; encoded by the coding sequence ATGAACCTCATACGTGAAAAGCGTAAACTGGCACCGGGTGTGTACGAGTTCTGGATAGAAAATAATCACATAGTTAAATACGCACAACCTGGTCAGTTCGTCGTGATGAGATTGCACGAGAAGGCGGAACGTATCCCCATAACCATAGCGGGGAAGAAAGGTGATTGTTTCCGTGCCGTCGTCAGGGCGGTGGGCAAAAGCACCTACGAACTCTGCATGGTGAAAGAAGGCGATTCGATAATGGACATCGCAGGACCGCTCGGAAGACCCAGCGAGATAGATTTCTATGGGAACGTGATGCTCGTCGGAGGAGGTGTTGGCATCGCCACTCTTCTGCCCATTGCAGAGGCACTGAAAGCTCAGAATAACAGGCTTTACGTTGTGCTCGGTGGGCGCAGCAAGGAGTACGTGATAATGCTCGAGGAATTTTCGAAGCTCGCAGACCAGATGATCGTCACCACCGACGATGGTTCTTTCGGCATCAAGGGTGTCGTCACCGATGGTATGCAAATGTTTTTTGAGAGAGAAAAGATAGATATCGTTTGGGCTGTGGGACCAACGATCATGATGAAGTTCTGTAGCATGAAGGCGAAAGAACACGGCGTGAAGATCTGGGTGTCTCTGAACCCCATCATGGTAGATGGAACCGGCATGTGCGGTGCGTGTAGGGTCACCGTGGACGGAAAGATCAAGTTCGCCTGCGTGGACGGTCCAGAGTTCGAGGGAGAACTCGTCGATTGGGACGAGCTTTTGAAGAGATTGGCTCAGTACAGAGATGAGGAAGAGAGGAGCTTGAAACTCTTCATGGAAAGAGTGGGTGATCTGTCATGGCTGTGA
- a CDS encoding [Fe-Fe] hydrogenase large subunit C-terminal domain-containing protein — protein sequence MSLIVSSEAECLYCYKCLRNCPVKAISFSAGKTWVIEEECVHCGRCVSICPQKAKRYTKNIEDFKRLRENSFLVSIAPSFFAHYDEPYRVISLLKSWGAKIVQETAVGAELVSREYSHLFQQQKTIVSTACPVVVELAEKHFPSILAHLAHVDSPMTAHTKILKQLHGDLPVVFIGPCIAKKAEGTVDVALTFEELDALMNEEKVDLSQFDEQFPEGPYPSYARMYPTSGGINYTVRIDFDAHIVVEGVENLIELFENFPSQEQKIFIEASACHGGCINGPAIRKDLSLAEKRLRIVRHARKMSQLEQGSIQVQINIDRDFSVKKRTIQIDEPKIEEVLTEMGKADEKKRLNCGACGYDSCKDKAIAVLLGRAEKEMCITYLVDKLKAATHRIVEESPNAILMVKDGKIIYRNKSASNIFRNGAEEKFVQELRESFFKGQPVQIGPNLYYVKFFILPEEKADVYLLVDVTKERQQEETLRRIKKETIQKMEEMLSKQMRVVQEVAGLLGETVAEIKASFVELRTSLEE from the coding sequence ATGTCGCTGATCGTTTCGAGTGAAGCAGAATGTCTGTATTGCTACAAATGTTTGAGGAATTGCCCGGTGAAAGCCATATCTTTCTCCGCGGGCAAGACTTGGGTGATAGAAGAAGAATGTGTTCACTGTGGTAGATGTGTTTCAATCTGTCCACAGAAAGCGAAGAGGTACACGAAGAATATCGAAGATTTCAAAAGATTGCGCGAGAATTCTTTCCTCGTTTCGATCGCTCCATCCTTCTTCGCCCATTACGATGAGCCCTACCGTGTGATCTCGCTGCTGAAGTCCTGGGGAGCAAAGATCGTTCAAGAGACCGCTGTAGGTGCAGAGCTGGTTTCCAGAGAGTATTCTCACCTTTTCCAACAACAGAAAACGATCGTCAGCACCGCGTGTCCTGTGGTAGTGGAACTGGCCGAAAAGCACTTTCCTTCGATTTTGGCGCACTTAGCTCACGTGGACTCGCCGATGACTGCGCACACCAAAATTTTGAAACAGCTTCATGGAGACTTGCCAGTCGTCTTCATAGGACCATGTATCGCGAAGAAAGCCGAAGGGACTGTTGACGTCGCATTGACTTTCGAAGAACTCGATGCGCTCATGAACGAAGAGAAGGTAGATCTGTCCCAGTTCGACGAGCAGTTTCCCGAAGGACCATATCCTTCGTACGCGAGGATGTATCCGACCTCCGGCGGCATCAACTACACGGTTCGCATAGACTTCGACGCGCACATCGTCGTCGAGGGAGTTGAGAATCTGATCGAACTTTTCGAAAACTTTCCATCCCAAGAACAAAAGATCTTCATCGAAGCTTCCGCATGCCATGGTGGGTGCATAAACGGGCCAGCCATCAGAAAGGATCTCAGTCTCGCGGAGAAACGTCTTCGAATTGTGCGACACGCCAGGAAAATGTCTCAGCTGGAACAGGGTTCGATCCAGGTTCAGATCAACATCGATCGGGACTTCTCCGTGAAGAAGAGAACCATTCAGATAGATGAACCGAAGATCGAAGAAGTTCTGACGGAGATGGGTAAGGCTGATGAAAAGAAGAGGTTGAACTGTGGTGCGTGTGGTTATGACAGCTGTAAAGACAAAGCCATCGCGGTACTTTTGGGTAGGGCAGAAAAAGAGATGTGCATCACTTACTTGGTGGACAAGCTCAAAGCCGCGACGCACAGGATCGTTGAAGAATCACCGAACGCGATTCTCATGGTCAAGGATGGAAAGATAATTTACCGGAACAAGAGTGCTTCGAACATCTTCAGAAACGGCGCGGAAGAGAAATTCGTTCAGGAGTTGAGAGAATCCTTCTTCAAGGGCCAACCTGTCCAGATAGGACCGAACCTCTACTACGTCAAGTTCTTCATCCTTCCTGAGGAAAAGGCAGATGTTTACTTGCTCGTGGATGTAACAAAAGAAAGACAACAGGAAGAAACCCTGAGGCGCATCAAGAAAGAGACAATCCAGAAGATGGAAGAAATGCTCTCGAAACAGATGAGGGTCGTTCAGGAAGTGGCGGGTCTGCTCGGTGAAACCGTCGCCGAAATAAAGGCGAGTTTCGTCGAGCTGAGAACGTCTCTGGAGGAATGA
- a CDS encoding NADH-ubiquinone oxidoreductase-F iron-sulfur binding region domain-containing protein — MLKNLTDAYRFIEKQKEIRNKKLQSVSVYVCVGTGCTAKGALKVYNKFKELIERENLNVSVFKIDDAHDGILKKTGCCGRCSSGPLVSVQPYGYFYAHVGVDDVEKIVERTLKKGEVIEELLMIDFETNQRVKSLEDTQLYKRQNFYIMEDIGKSECDSIEDYMGRGGYSSLLKVLSSMKPEEVIETIKASGLRGRGGGGFPTGLKWEAARKSKSDIKFVVCNGDEGDPGAFMNRTLLERDPHLVLEGMIIAAYAVGAQKGYAYVRAEYPIAIQMFQKAIDDAKRLGLLGENILNTGFSFDLEIKEGAGAFVCGEETALLASIEGKRGMPRPRPPFPAQSGLWGYPTLINNVETYANVPRIIRDGVEKYRRLGTANSPGTKMFSVTGPVKMTGIVEVQFGTTLRQIIYDICGGLANNEKIKAVQIGGPSGACLPPQYLDMPLDYDTLRSIDAMVGSGGIVVISEKTCMVEVARFFLDFTKRESCGKCVPCREGTAQAYRILEKFVNAKANEEDLKNLEFLAKLIKTASLCGLGKTAPNPILSTMRWFRSEYEAHLRGVCPSGSCTAFKKYVIDEKLCKGCGLCARFCPNGAISGERGKPYVIDPEKCVKCGLCVEKCKFKAIRVA, encoded by the coding sequence ATGCTCAAAAATCTAACTGATGCTTACCGGTTCATAGAAAAGCAGAAAGAGATCAGGAACAAAAAGTTGCAGAGCGTTTCTGTTTATGTGTGTGTGGGAACCGGTTGTACCGCAAAAGGTGCGCTCAAGGTGTACAACAAATTCAAGGAATTGATCGAACGCGAGAATCTGAACGTGAGCGTTTTCAAGATAGACGACGCGCACGATGGCATTTTGAAAAAGACCGGTTGTTGCGGTCGCTGTTCTTCAGGTCCGTTGGTGAGCGTTCAGCCTTATGGTTATTTCTACGCGCACGTCGGTGTGGATGACGTCGAAAAGATCGTTGAGAGAACTCTGAAAAAGGGAGAGGTCATTGAAGAACTGCTGATGATCGATTTTGAGACCAACCAGCGTGTCAAATCGCTCGAGGACACCCAGCTCTACAAGAGACAGAATTTCTACATCATGGAGGACATCGGCAAAAGCGAATGCGACAGCATCGAAGATTACATGGGCAGAGGCGGTTACTCATCGCTGTTGAAGGTTCTCTCATCTATGAAGCCAGAGGAAGTGATCGAAACCATCAAGGCTTCTGGTCTGAGAGGTAGGGGTGGTGGAGGCTTTCCGACGGGTCTCAAGTGGGAGGCGGCGAGAAAGAGCAAGTCCGACATCAAGTTCGTCGTCTGTAACGGTGACGAGGGAGATCCCGGCGCCTTCATGAACAGAACCTTGCTCGAGAGAGATCCGCACTTGGTTTTGGAAGGTATGATCATCGCAGCTTATGCTGTTGGCGCTCAAAAAGGTTACGCCTACGTGCGTGCGGAGTACCCCATAGCGATACAGATGTTTCAAAAGGCGATAGACGACGCCAAGAGACTCGGTTTGCTCGGTGAGAACATACTCAACACAGGCTTTTCCTTCGATCTGGAGATCAAGGAAGGTGCGGGCGCGTTCGTCTGCGGTGAAGAAACCGCACTGCTTGCTTCCATCGAAGGAAAGAGGGGTATGCCCAGGCCGAGACCCCCATTCCCTGCGCAATCGGGTCTGTGGGGATATCCGACTCTGATCAACAACGTGGAAACTTACGCGAACGTTCCAAGGATCATCAGAGACGGTGTGGAGAAATACAGAAGACTCGGAACAGCGAACTCCCCAGGCACCAAGATGTTCTCCGTCACGGGACCAGTGAAGATGACAGGAATCGTTGAGGTGCAGTTCGGCACGACCTTGAGACAGATCATATACGACATCTGCGGTGGGCTTGCGAACAACGAGAAGATCAAGGCGGTTCAGATAGGAGGTCCATCGGGTGCGTGTTTGCCACCACAGTATCTCGACATGCCCCTGGATTACGACACATTGAGATCCATTGATGCCATGGTTGGTTCTGGAGGCATCGTGGTGATCAGTGAGAAGACCTGTATGGTGGAGGTCGCAAGGTTCTTCCTCGATTTCACCAAGCGAGAATCCTGCGGCAAGTGCGTACCCTGCCGTGAAGGTACCGCGCAGGCTTACAGGATCTTGGAAAAGTTCGTCAACGCTAAGGCTAACGAGGAAGATCTGAAGAATCTGGAGTTTCTGGCGAAACTCATCAAGACTGCTTCCCTGTGTGGTTTGGGAAAGACCGCGCCAAATCCCATACTCAGCACCATGAGGTGGTTCCGATCCGAGTACGAGGCGCACCTACGTGGGGTCTGTCCGAGTGGTTCATGCACCGCCTTCAAAAAATACGTGATCGACGAAAAACTCTGCAAAGGCTGTGGTTTGTGCGCCCGATTCTGTCCGAACGGTGCCATCAGCGGGGAGAGGGGAAAACCGTACGTGATAGACCCCGAAAAGTGTGTCAAGTGTGGCTTGTGCGTTGAAAAGTGTAAGTTCAAAGCCATAAGGGTCGCTTGA
- the rodA gene encoding rod shape-determining protein RodA — protein sequence MPWENKRFELFLPVTVVCLMIVGLLALYSATRDLGLSFVRKQLVWDVLGVGAMFSMLFVRERYLKIAGKALYFVSLFLLVMVLFYGTVSGGARRWFDLRFGYFQPSEFARLALLVLNATLLAEPNRKNFYSSFFLTMICVGLVAIEPDLGTALLMAGIWFSMALASQVKIKRLLKVVAVISVMAVLFFFFGLKDYQKDRITSFLNPGRYAQGSAYNMLQSIHTVGSGGLLGRGFLKGPATRLKFVPKNHTDFIFSVIGEEFGFLGTLVLLVLYFVVCWRIVRAVKLAKDEFWRLLCVGALATFSLQVFINIGMCMGVAPVTGLPLPFVSYGGSATLFLSIHIGLVMKSIAIAKSGVEIQV from the coding sequence ATGCCTTGGGAGAATAAGAGATTTGAGCTTTTTCTTCCAGTCACGGTGGTCTGTCTGATGATCGTTGGTCTTCTGGCTCTGTACAGCGCCACGAGAGATCTCGGTCTGAGTTTCGTCCGAAAACAATTGGTATGGGATGTTCTTGGTGTCGGTGCCATGTTCTCGATGCTCTTCGTTCGTGAGCGATACTTGAAGATAGCTGGTAAAGCGCTCTACTTTGTCTCGCTCTTCCTCCTTGTTATGGTCCTCTTCTACGGCACGGTCTCCGGTGGAGCACGTCGTTGGTTCGATCTTAGGTTTGGTTATTTTCAACCTTCAGAATTCGCAAGGCTCGCCCTTTTAGTGTTGAACGCCACCTTGCTCGCCGAGCCGAACAGAAAGAACTTCTACAGCTCTTTCTTCCTGACCATGATTTGTGTGGGACTCGTTGCCATAGAGCCAGATCTGGGAACGGCATTGCTCATGGCCGGCATATGGTTTTCTATGGCCCTCGCGAGTCAGGTGAAGATTAAAAGGTTGTTGAAAGTCGTCGCTGTGATCAGTGTCATGGCGGTGCTCTTCTTCTTTTTCGGATTGAAGGATTATCAGAAAGACAGGATCACATCTTTCCTCAACCCCGGTAGGTATGCGCAGGGAAGCGCCTATAACATGCTCCAGTCGATCCACACCGTTGGTTCTGGAGGATTGCTTGGTAGAGGATTTCTCAAAGGTCCTGCGACGAGACTGAAGTTCGTTCCAAAGAACCACACAGACTTCATATTCTCAGTCATCGGAGAAGAGTTCGGTTTCCTTGGGACTTTGGTCTTACTCGTTCTGTACTTCGTCGTGTGCTGGCGCATTGTGAGAGCGGTCAAGTTGGCGAAGGATGAATTTTGGAGACTTCTGTGCGTTGGAGCGCTCGCAACTTTTTCGCTTCAAGTGTTCATAAACATCGGTATGTGTATGGGAGTGGCTCCCGTGACAGGCTTGCCACTACCGTTTGTGAGCTACGGTGGCTCGGCAACGCTGTTTCTGTCGATCCACATAGGTCTGGTGATGAAGAGTATCGCGATCGCCAAAAGTGGTGTGGAGATTCAAGTGTGA
- the gltA gene encoding NADPH-dependent glutamate synthase: MAVKPFPKKTPMREQEAKERIKNFFEVPFGYSEEEAVLEAGRCLQCPAKPCVSGCPVGIDIPGFIRKIRERNFAEAAKILKLYNNLPAICGRVCPQETQCEEKCVVGRIPGSEPVAIGRLERFAADWEAEHSVQTQIEIAPAKHKKVAVVGSGPAGLTVAADLAKRGYEVHIFETLHKPGGVLVYGIPEFRLPKSIVEREVNYVKSLSVQIFLNMPVGRAIPVKDLLREYDAIFIGVGAGTPKFMGIEGTNLNGVYSANEFLTRVNLMKAYLFPEYDTPVRRGKKVIVVGGGNVAMDAARSALRLGAESVTVVYRRTEQEMPARREEYLHAVEEGIKFYWLTQPIRYVGNEKGEVVGAECISMRLGEPDESGRRRPIPIEDSRFILEADTVIEAIGTEANRFLLSQFDGLKLNKYGYIIADENTCATSMRKVFAGGDIVTGAATVIEAMGAGKRAAEWIDKFLSGEYDPWK, encoded by the coding sequence ATGGCTGTGAAACCATTCCCAAAGAAAACACCGATGAGAGAACAAGAAGCGAAGGAAAGAATAAAAAACTTTTTCGAAGTTCCGTTTGGCTACAGCGAAGAAGAGGCAGTTCTGGAAGCTGGCAGATGCCTCCAGTGTCCCGCGAAGCCGTGCGTGAGTGGCTGTCCTGTGGGCATTGACATACCCGGGTTCATAAGGAAGATAAGGGAACGGAACTTCGCTGAAGCTGCGAAGATTTTGAAACTCTACAACAATTTACCCGCGATATGTGGAAGGGTTTGTCCTCAAGAAACACAGTGTGAAGAGAAGTGTGTGGTCGGTAGAATACCAGGTTCAGAACCAGTAGCCATAGGTAGGCTCGAGCGGTTCGCCGCCGACTGGGAGGCCGAACATTCCGTTCAGACGCAGATCGAGATCGCTCCAGCCAAACACAAGAAGGTGGCAGTGGTTGGCTCGGGTCCAGCGGGACTCACCGTGGCGGCGGATCTGGCGAAGCGAGGCTACGAAGTTCACATCTTCGAAACGCTTCACAAGCCCGGAGGAGTTCTGGTTTACGGAATACCCGAGTTCAGGCTTCCCAAATCCATCGTTGAGAGAGAAGTGAACTACGTCAAATCTCTGTCCGTTCAGATCTTTCTGAACATGCCGGTCGGAAGGGCGATACCGGTGAAGGACCTTCTGAGAGAGTACGACGCAATTTTCATAGGAGTCGGCGCCGGCACACCCAAGTTCATGGGGATCGAAGGGACGAACCTCAATGGTGTCTATTCGGCCAACGAATTTTTGACACGCGTCAATCTGATGAAAGCCTACCTTTTCCCGGAGTACGACACACCGGTGCGACGGGGAAAGAAAGTCATAGTGGTGGGTGGAGGAAACGTGGCGATGGACGCAGCAAGAAGCGCGCTCAGGCTTGGTGCTGAGAGCGTCACGGTGGTGTACAGAAGGACCGAACAGGAGATGCCTGCCCGCCGCGAGGAATACTTGCACGCAGTGGAAGAAGGCATAAAGTTCTACTGGCTCACGCAACCGATAAGGTACGTCGGGAACGAGAAGGGTGAAGTGGTTGGCGCTGAATGCATCTCGATGAGACTTGGTGAACCAGACGAATCTGGAAGGCGCCGTCCCATTCCGATAGAGGACAGCAGGTTCATCTTGGAGGCAGACACCGTGATAGAAGCCATAGGGACAGAGGCGAACAGGTTCCTCCTCAGTCAGTTCGATGGACTGAAATTGAATAAATACGGCTACATCATCGCCGATGAGAACACCTGCGCAACGAGCATGAGGAAGGTCTTTGCAGGTGGAGACATCGTCACCGGAGCGGCCACTGTGATCGAAGCGATGGGTGCTGGTAAAAGAGCTGCTGAATGGATCGACAAGTTCCTCTCTGGTGAATACGATCCATGGAAGTGA
- a CDS encoding ATP-binding protein: MKCKKCSQTAVIHLPQHNVAYCEEHFNDYFLNRVQKAIRKYSMIEENERVLVAVSGGKDSVSLWHALVKLNYNCDALFLDTGLGTPKLEELDQLAKKVGSNFIIYDAHEDLMGLDIPKIAKILKRPTCSVCGNVRRYLMNKFAVENGYDVLATGHNLDDEVSFLLGNLLNWQTGYLARQSPTLPKTHEKFVKKIKPLVLLTEKETYAYALINDLPFSEEKCPFSKNASSLLYKRVLNEIEMAQPGTKLRFYAGAQEFFKEKEPVQLRECAVCGYPTTEEVCSFCKMRERLKNALGE, translated from the coding sequence ATGAAGTGTAAGAAATGTTCGCAGACCGCCGTTATCCACTTACCTCAGCACAACGTCGCTTACTGCGAGGAACATTTCAACGATTACTTCCTGAACAGGGTTCAGAAGGCGATAAGAAAGTATTCCATGATAGAAGAAAACGAAAGAGTGCTCGTCGCAGTTTCGGGTGGCAAAGACAGTGTCTCACTGTGGCACGCTCTGGTGAAGCTCAACTACAACTGCGACGCACTCTTTCTCGACACGGGTCTGGGTACGCCCAAGCTCGAGGAACTTGACCAGCTGGCAAAAAAAGTGGGCAGCAATTTCATCATCTACGACGCTCACGAAGATCTGATGGGACTGGACATACCCAAGATCGCGAAAATTTTGAAAAGACCCACATGCTCGGTGTGCGGTAACGTGAGAAGATATTTGATGAACAAGTTCGCAGTTGAGAACGGTTACGATGTTTTAGCGACCGGACACAATCTCGACGACGAAGTTTCGTTCTTGCTTGGGAACCTTCTGAACTGGCAGACGGGTTATTTGGCGAGACAATCACCGACGCTCCCAAAGACTCACGAGAAGTTCGTGAAAAAGATCAAACCACTGGTGCTTCTCACGGAGAAAGAAACCTACGCTTACGCACTGATCAACGATTTACCCTTTTCCGAAGAGAAGTGTCCCTTCTCGAAGAATGCGAGCTCGCTGTTGTACAAGAGAGTTCTGAACGAGATAGAGATGGCGCAGCCCGGAACCAAACTCAGATTCTACGCAGGTGCACAGGAATTCTTCAAGGAAAAAGAACCGGTGCAGTTGCGCGAGTGCGCCGTGTGCGGTTATCCAACGACGGAGGAAGTGTGCAGCTTCTGTAAGATGAGAGAGAGGTTGAAGAATGCCTTGGGAGAATAA
- a CDS encoding SpoIIE family protein phosphatase, with protein sequence MLTCQIEHAKKSKPGEEICGDSICVKKSSSRVVACVSDGLGSGVKANILSTLTTKMAATMLFHDVPFDEVFTSILKTLPICKVRRISYANLCCVVYDATINECVVVEYEFPVVLYLRNGELVNLEKEERNIEGRNILLSKITPQENDLLFVMTDGVSQAGMGTPQFPLGLGLKNILKEIQSLLKHRLPPSDIVRHLVKLAEHLDRGTRGDDALAMVAQFRPLHVLNIFIGPPEDKSKDEAMVKRFLSLPGKKVICGGTTAQIFERVLGKKVQIELDTLSFDSPPLGKLEGFELVTEGIVTLTQVFRYLENQQNQIGLATQKLLDLLFEADEINFVVGRAINPAHQNPLFSHDVSLKFRLVHDIARILRERGKIVNIEYC encoded by the coding sequence GTGCTCACCTGTCAGATAGAACACGCAAAGAAGAGCAAACCAGGCGAGGAAATCTGTGGAGATTCGATATGCGTGAAGAAAAGCTCGAGCAGAGTGGTGGCTTGCGTCTCGGACGGTCTCGGAAGCGGTGTAAAAGCGAACATACTCTCGACGCTCACGACGAAGATGGCTGCCACGATGCTCTTTCACGATGTTCCCTTCGATGAGGTCTTCACATCGATTCTGAAAACGCTGCCGATCTGTAAAGTGAGAAGGATAAGCTACGCGAATTTGTGCTGTGTGGTGTACGATGCGACGATCAACGAATGCGTCGTGGTCGAGTACGAATTTCCCGTTGTGCTGTATTTGAGAAACGGTGAGCTGGTGAACCTTGAGAAAGAAGAGAGGAATATCGAAGGTAGAAACATATTGCTGAGCAAGATCACACCCCAAGAAAACGATCTGCTCTTCGTCATGACGGACGGAGTTTCACAAGCTGGTATGGGAACACCACAGTTTCCCCTCGGTCTTGGCTTGAAGAACATTCTCAAAGAGATTCAATCACTTCTCAAACACAGACTTCCACCCAGCGACATCGTCAGACACCTCGTGAAACTTGCCGAGCATCTCGACAGGGGGACCAGAGGGGACGATGCACTCGCGATGGTGGCACAGTTCAGACCTCTGCACGTCTTGAACATCTTCATCGGCCCACCCGAAGACAAGAGCAAGGACGAAGCGATGGTCAAAAGATTTTTGAGTCTGCCTGGCAAGAAAGTCATCTGCGGTGGTACCACGGCGCAGATCTTCGAACGCGTGCTTGGAAAGAAGGTTCAGATAGAGCTCGACACCTTATCTTTCGATTCTCCACCGCTCGGAAAACTCGAAGGCTTCGAACTCGTTACCGAGGGCATCGTCACACTGACTCAGGTGTTCAGATACCTTGAAAACCAGCAGAACCAAATTGGACTCGCCACTCAGAAGCTTCTGGACCTTTTGTTCGAGGCCGACGAGATCAACTTCGTTGTGGGGAGAGCGATCAATCCGGCGCATCAGAATCCTTTGTTCAGCCACGATGTTTCGTTGAAATTCAGACTCGTGCACGATATCGCTCGAATTCTGAGAGAACGGGGAAAGATTGTGAACATCGAATATTGCTGA
- the nuoE gene encoding NADH-quinone oxidoreductase subunit NuoE, giving the protein MERTYEAVEQILRKYNYKKENLVKILLEVQKLHRYLSKDVIHYVAVALQLPPAKVYGVATFYAQFSLKPKGEYTILVCDGTACHMEGSTSLIKAIEEEIGIKPGEVTKDLKFSVDCVGCLGACALAPAMVINGEVYGNLTAEKVKEILRSLRGDDDAQKSN; this is encoded by the coding sequence TTGGAGAGGACCTACGAAGCCGTCGAGCAGATTTTGAGGAAGTACAACTACAAAAAGGAGAATCTCGTGAAGATACTGCTTGAGGTTCAAAAACTTCATCGCTACCTTTCGAAGGACGTCATACACTACGTTGCCGTCGCGTTGCAACTTCCACCTGCAAAAGTCTACGGTGTGGCCACGTTCTATGCGCAGTTCTCTCTGAAACCGAAAGGAGAGTACACGATCTTGGTGTGCGATGGAACTGCTTGCCACATGGAAGGTTCCACGAGCCTGATCAAAGCCATAGAGGAAGAGATAGGCATCAAACCTGGAGAGGTCACGAAGGATTTGAAGTTCAGTGTAGATTGTGTCGGATGCCTCGGAGCGTGTGCGCTCGCGCCGGCGATGGTCATAAACGGAGAAGTTTACGGTAACCTGACGGCGGAAAAGGTGAAAGAGATTCTGCGGAGCTTGAGGGGTGATGACGATGCTCAAAAATCTAACTGA